Within Lagopus muta isolate bLagMut1 chromosome 1, bLagMut1 primary, whole genome shotgun sequence, the genomic segment TCCAGCGTTAGCTACATTGGCCTAGAGGTTATTTTTCCAAGATCATAAGAGCTTACTGGACTCTACAAAGAACATAAGACTCTAGGTCTTTGCAAGTCCTGAATGCATGGACAGTAGCTGGAAGGATGGACCTCTTGTCCGGAAGGTGACACTGCCAGTCAACTGAGAACAAGCAGAAGTAGCTGAACAACCTGATATTCATCTAGTAAAAAGGCGACTTACAGGAGCCTATGTTTAAATGAATCACAACGAAAAAAATAGGTTTGCTCTAGTGATAGCAGTCAGGCTCCACATGTCCGGAAACTGATAGCGTCTACCACTTCAAGGTATCTCAAAACCATTGTTGGGAAATTACTGCACTGAATTCAATAACTTCATGTAGTGTTTCTACATTTGCTTGGGGCTTGCCTATATTCCTTCTGTACAAAGCTCCCGAGATTTTTGAAGACTTGCAGTAAAACCTGGCATTGCTTTTCAGTACAACCTGcttgtaaattattttcagacacTCAGTACTGCCTGTTCCTACAAAAACCGTGACTGCTATTCTGTAACTTGTTTTAGAATTTTCATCTGAGTTAAAGTATCAGGGAATTATATTTAAGAATATAATCTGAAATGTAAGCAGTTCAGTAACAGGAACGTTACAGTACAGTACAACGACCGCTACCTCCAAATATCACGTAATTCCTACTATTTCCAAGATCAAGCACTTCAGAAGTTATCAAAGTACCTTGAATCCAGTTGGGCACCAATCCACAAACTGAATGGTACGTTTAGTCTTGATAGTAGCGATAGCTGCGTTGACATCTTTAGGGACAACATCACCTCTGTATAACATACAGCAGGCCATGTATTTACCATGACGTGGGTCACATTTTACCATCTGGTTGGCTGGTTCAAAGCAAGCATTGGTAATTTCAGCCACGGATAACTGCTCATGGTAGGctttttcagcagagatgataGGGGCATATGTTaccaaggggaaatggattcgTGGGTACGGAACAAGGTTAGTTTGAAATTCTGTCAGATCTACATTAAGGGCTCCATCAAAACGTAGTGAAGCTGTGATGGATGAAACAATTTGCGCAATTAGTCGATTTAAATTGGTATAAGTGGGACGTTCTATGTCCAGGTTGCGACGACATATATCATAAGTGGCTTCATTATCTACCATGAATGCGCAGTCTGAATGCTCCAGTGTTGTATGAGTAGTTAAAACTGAATTGTAAGGTTCCACTACAGCAGTAGAAACCTGTGGTGCTGGATAAATTGCAAATTCTAGTTTAGATTTTTTGCCATAGTCAACAGAGAGCCTTTCCATGAGCAGAGATGTAAACCCTGAACCAGTGCCTCCTCCAAAACTGTGAAAGATAAGGAAACCTTGCAGCCCAGTGCACAGATCAGCCTATAATaggatggaaaaaagcaagagagaaaaaacatacatttattattaccttttccaaaatcatcaacattaaaataaacactcaaaagcaattatttcctcatcatttgttttaaaaggtaaCTTTTTTCTTGCATATCTTTTACTTAAAACCACCACAGCACACCTTGTTCTGAATATgagtattttctcatttgaatgtagcattttcctttatgcattttttatcCTACTAAAAGCAAGAGCAGTTGTGCACCACTGCGAAAGGTTATTAGAAATTACAGCAGGCTTGCAGCTTTTAAACTACTATTGTACTCTGTATGGCAGCAAGTATCAatttggtttggaaaaaaagtatttttacaacTTCAGAAAGGCAATCACTACTTCACTTTGATTCACATCATGCTAAGTGAATTTCTTACATTACACCAGGTTATGGAAACCTAGAAAGACATGTGAAATTACTGAACGTCCAACCAAAATCTGAGTTTCAGGgtactggaaatattttgaatgacaCATAATGGTGCGATTcaggttaaaaataacaaacaagtgCTTACAGTCTAAAGGTTTTATAACGCACTTCTGAGGTATccttaaaatatcttcaaataaTGATGTTCCACATCACAAGAACTTTCAAGTTTTActgactgaatttttatttaactcaAGAGGGGGGAGGCATGGGACCAAGTTCccggttttttgtttttcataatctATGCataaaattcttaaaaacaaacaactccctccccccccagaaaaaaaaaacaacacaagtgTCATAACAAATTGTAACTACAGGTAGCTCTAGAGCTGTATCttacttattttaaagattGATCTGCAGCACGAATTCTTACCACTTTGCGCGTGCGGTCTAACACTAGATCAACAATCTCTTTTCCAACGGTGTAATGGCCTCTGGCATAATTATTAGCTGCATCTTCTTTCCCAGTAATGAGCTGCTCAGGGTGGAACAACTGCCTATATGTGCCTGTACGTACTTCATCtacaagtgaaaaaatacatattccaaCATAAAATTTATCTGCTGAGTTCTGCATGTGGTGCCTAGGGATGACATACTACGTAAAAGGAAACGTCAAAAACCTACAGACAGCTTCCATGAACAAACGCAGCAAGAAGTTGGTACaacttcagtgtctttctttaGGGGAAAACATCGGATGCTCACAAAGCAGTATTTGCATCCTGGAACATGGAGGCAACTCAAGAGAACTacactgcaggcacaggcaTTCTGGATAGCAATTAAATGAAGCTGTGGATGTAGTGCAGTGACTTGGAAAGATTATCCAAAATCTGCAAAGAAGTTTAATGTTTTCCAAACATTACCCATAGACCatcatttcatctctttcaaaTAACACGAaccaaaaatgtcaaaacatCATCCAGCTATACACCTTTCAGAACCCCTAGTGTTTTGAAAACGCACAAAagtctgaaaggaaaggagtaGTTTTACATTGAAGATGTGCATCTTGCGTACGTACCGACTACCGTTGGCTCCAGGTCCACAAACACTGCTCTGGGAACATGTTTACCAGCTCCCGTCTCACTGAAGAAAGTGTTAAATGAATCATCTCCGCCTCCAATAGTTTTGTCACTGGGCATGTGACCATCAGGCTGGATCCCGTGTTCAAGACAATACAATTCCCAGCATGCATTGCCAATCTGAACACCAGCCTGACCAACATGGATGGATATGCATTCAcgctgcaaacaaaaaaaaggacaatGATAACGTGAGATCTGGGGCTATCCGTCACTTAGATTTCACTCTCAAAATAACTTGCTATCTGTGGGTTATACCGTAGTGATCTTTCCCTGCTGCATTATTACCTCGGCTGCTTGAGTGACAATTAAAATGACCCAACAGTCTGCTGCTAGCATGAATCTACTCACTGCTGCTGATCTACgctgtcaggaaaggaaggcaagagacaGGCGTGGCTGAAccaggacctgctggtcaaatggaagagcaagaagaaaacgtACAGGCAGTGCAAACAGGTACCATGGGAAGACTACAAAGAAGCTGCAAGTCTGTGCAGGGAGggggtcaggaaagccaaggcccaGCTTGGCCTAACTTTGGCAAGGGATaccaagaagaacaagaaaggcttctacaggtacctcatccagaaaaggaaagtccaggaATGCATACCATGCCTAGTAAGTGACACAGGCGATctggtaacaacagacaaggagaaggctgaggtacttaacaaCTGCTTTGCTTcaatcttctctgataactgctcgCCAAACAGCCCTCAAATGTTTGGTTTAGCAGGAGGGAACTGGGGAAGCAACgtccctcccactgtaagcaAAGATGACGTTtttgaccacctgaggaacctgaacatctgCCAGTTTATGAGTCCCGATGaaatgcatcccagagtccttAGGGAATTAGCTGATGTGGtcaccaagccactctccatgaCATCTGCAAAGTCCTGGCAATCAGtctctggtgactggaaaaagtcAACAGCACACCCACTTCTAAGAAGGATAATATGATGACCCTCAAAACTACCAACccatcagtctcacctctgtgagctaaggcacatggaaggcagggagaaccagcacggcttcaccaaggccaaatcctgcttgaccaacctagcAGTCTTTTATGGCAGTGTCACTGCATCAACGGACAACAGAAGAGCCACATgtatttccaatttggagagaaggatgttgtggggtatTGTGTCAGAGTCCTTCAATCACAGTccttaaatatatggaaatatatgaaaatatatatgaaatatatggatttgatgagtggactgttcaatggatgaaCAACTGGCTGCAGAATCGAGTCCAGAGAGCAGTGGccaatggctcagtgtctggatgaAGATCGGTGACAAGCAGCGTCCCccagggatcagtgctgggactggtACTCTTTGATACCACCTTCATCAGCAACATCAAAAGTGgggtcaagtgcaccctcagcaagtttgctaatgacaccaagctgtgggctgcagttgacacaccagaggaacaggatgccatccagagggacctaagcaggcttgagcagtgggtaCAGGCGAACGTCACAAAGTAAAACACATTTAGGTTGGATAGAAGGAAACAGTTTTTTACAGCAAGGGtggcaaagcactggaacaggctgcctagagttGTGGTTGATGCCTCATTCCTGGAGACTTACAAGGCAAGGTGGGATCAAGCCCTGGGCAATCTAATCTAGCTGTGCTTTTCCCTAATCATTGCCGGGGAGTTTGACCAGATGACCAACTGTAAAGATTCTAGGATTTAACGTTGAGAATGTTGGAGGATCTTAGATACCACGTGGTCACGCAGGATGAATGCAGTATCATCATTCCTTACCACAGAGCACGTATATCCTGTGTATAATATTCCGTTTAGtctctttttcacctttctttggTTTTAGAAGCCTTCTTTATATAATAACCCTCTATTTCCTTGATCTGTTGACAATAATGTACTGAGTAATGTTGCAAGAATTTTTTCTGCACAAGACCTCTAAGTATGTTTTCCTTTACAATAAGCACATAACTAGTGCCAGGCAATCCACTCATATTTGGGTTCCTCTACTAAATCATCTGGGTGAGGAAGCATGGCACTTACGTTTAAATCACTCAAAACCCCAATTTTGTTTTACATCTGAGACTGAAACTCTTATTCTAGCTTATTATTATATactatacatatattatatactatTACTGTGTATTTAGCTGATCTAGGAAAACACAGAGGTAGAGAGCGTCTTTAAAGCTTCATCAAAACTCTCATCTTCAACTACATGTTTGAATTCTCACCCTCGTGGTTCTGTCACTAGCCTTTTGCCAGTGAGGCTCACTCTGCATTTATCTGCACTTCTATTGGGTTGGCAATGAGCTTCCAACGCTTTCACACCACCCCAGGCTCTCGTTCCCCAGCGCGCAGCCCCGCGCAGTCTGGGGCGGGAGCAGAGGCGCAGACACCGCCGCACAGCCGCGCCCCTTCACGGCACGGTGGCACGCCATTGGCCGCCGGACACACGCCTCTCCTCTGCTTGGCTGCGTGCAGCCCCCAATCGTTTTAGGCACCACAAGAAATGCCGCCGCCGATGCGGTAGGCGTTCTTGTCCCTCAACCGTCGTCCTTCGCACTGCAAAGCCGGTTTCGTTGCTTTTCCACCTGTTTTGTCTCATTTACCACCAGACAACTTCTACACGTCACCTCCCTCGAACTCTCAGCTCTCTTGTTAATTTCTCCACTCCCACACACGGCCTTACGCCACCGCAGGGCCGCAAGCGGCAGCGCTCCGCGAGCTCCGCCGCAGCACAGGTCACTCTCGACTCCCCAAACCCGCCGCGGCAAAAGCCATCCCAggttcccttcctctccccaacCCGAGTTCCCACTCCCACCATGGCGCCTCGTTAGGCTCAGGAGCCTCGACTGCACGGCACTCCACCGCAACACGTCCGCAGCCGAAGAGACTCAACGGCCGTCAGGTAACGGTCCGGAAAGCCCTTGCGAGCTGCTTTCCCATTGGCTGTCACCCGGGCCAGAGGCGAACGGCGGCCACCGATTCGCCAGTGCGCTCTTCTCCTCACGTGGGGTGCTAACTGCCGCTAACTGAGTTAACTGAAGGAATCCAAAATATGTGGCTTAACAAGCTGATGCACTTTTATGGAGCTAGTTTCTTAGCCTCGAGGAAAACGTGCTGTGATGCTTTGAGTTTGGTAGACAAAGAATTAACAAGACATGGGCAGTGGAATAATGTGCCCTGGTAGCTGGTTACAGTCCTGGAAGTCTGaca encodes:
- the LOC125685992 gene encoding tubulin alpha-3 chain-like, whose amino-acid sequence is MRECISIHVGQAGVQIGNACWELYCLEHGIQPDGHMPSDKTIGGGDDSFNTFFSETGAGKHVPRAVFVDLEPTVVDEVRTGTYRQLFHPEQLITGKEDAANNYARGHYTVGKEIVDLVLDRTRKVADLCTGLQGFLIFHSFGGGTGSGFTSLLMERLSVDYGKKSKLEFAIYPAPQVSTAVVEPYNSVLTTHTTLEHSDCAFMVDNEATYDICRRNLDIERPTYTNLNRLIAQIVSSITASLRFDGALNVDLTEFQTNLVPYPRIHFPLVTYAPIISAEKAYHEQLSVAEITNACFEPANQMVKCDPRHGKYMACCMLYRGDVVPKDVNAAIATIKTKRTIQFVDWCPTGFKVGINYQPPTVVPGGDLAKVQRAVCMLSNTTAIAEAWARLDHKFNLMYAKRAFVHWYVGEGMEEGEFSEAREDLAALEKDYEEVGIDSVEAEAEEEDEY